A genomic stretch from Scatophagus argus isolate fScaArg1 chromosome 19, fScaArg1.pri, whole genome shotgun sequence includes:
- the LOC124050601 gene encoding interleukin-6 receptor subunit beta-like produces the protein MYFKRSFFFNSGNGLKEMCPFLALFILVLIPSICKGLQKNNCNVVPKDPYIEVGSNIEIVCQSSCIQEKIFWTLDNRSINESLSKTVNTSHTVLSLRNFTKPTATLQCHSADTQQVLGGTIIRTYSKPSKISCVLHKFQAKRGTPQLFSCDWEHHTDSSLGINYTVLCCTNSSCQPPIELCNSRETKCTSNYEDVAREARLLWNDNIIVKVRAKSAAWETFSDNYEFTPLKILKIPWPKFDVTAFSDRLLIEWKITPRVSNYQYHCQVKYSKALNEGTPERVLNKTLKNRDKGEMTIEEVESCHNYTFMIRCALHDAPWSDWSNTKTVLTKLNKNNFKPQLWRRIAEPDKNGVRKVHAMWTEIPSECQDTFTFALKQTPYKEHMTGVEHTVALCDSSVCDVNQDAHRINLTVFQNEVLFLEDSVHVPAIGESLPQVTDIQATTLEGVILVSWKAPAQPVSGYVIDYTHNGNQNYWKETKYTNATLFDLLDKKPYNITVTPLFGDKTGQGTQVLQICSRVGDPGNVTVIGVQAKDRSAFVSWSVKSEEACTGVVVHYTVFYSAEKGPQLNATVDGTMRNISLKDLNPKTRYGFYVKATALTGSASSSKRFFETKRFDPRLITTLSVCGGILIVLVLSFGLCCAVQWKKFKEKPVPNPAHSSVALWASTRREKEKCPFQFHNPSTSDFGMVYPEDAQRTATSPLITGWSDNPEHSSVPASLPAPDVQNTHPVEPLETQHPFSHGESTELLASESMPSSPYRSQSPVPVEIPAQRSSKRVPVKHFEKTPPLTVYVTLDMFEQGQGR, from the exons ATGTATTTTaaaaggagttttttttttaattctggcAATGGATTAAAAGAAATGTGTCCATTTCTAGCCCTATTCATCCTGGTTTTAATCCCCTCCATCTGCAAAG GCCTGCAGAAGAACAACTGCAACGTTGTCCCTAAAGATCCGTACATTGAAGTGGGATCCAATATTGAGATAGTGTGCCAGTCTTCGTGTATCCAGGAGAAGATCTTCTGGACACTGGACAACAGATCCATAAATGAAAGCCTGTCTAAAACTGTCAACACCTCACATACAGTCCTGTCACTGAGGAACTTCACTAAACCCACTGCCACACTGCAGTGCCACAGTGCCGATACTCAGCAAGTCCTCGGAGGCACCATCATCAGAACGTACT CAAAACCAAGCAAAATATCATGCGTCCTACACAAGTTTCAGGCAAAGAGAGGTACACCGCAACTGTTCTCATGCGACTGGGAGCATCACACAGATTCTTCATTAGGAATTAACTACACTGTACTGTGCTG TACAAATTCGTCCTGCCAGCCCCCGATAGAACTCTGCAACTCGCGTGAAACGAAATGCACATCCAACTATGAAGATGTCGCTCGTGAAGCACGTTTGCTGTGGAATGACAACATTATCGTAAAAGTCAGAGCTAAATCTGCTGCTTGGGAAACTTTTTCTGACAATTACGAATTCACACCATTAAAAATAT TGAAAATTCCCTGGCCGAAGTTTGATGTAACTGCCTTCTCTGATCGTCTCTTGATTGAGTGGAAGATCACGCCACGTGTTTCAAACTATCAGTATCACTGTCAAGTCAAATACAGCAAG GCACTCAATGAAGGAACTCCAGAG AGGGTGCTCAATAAGActctgaaaaacagagacaaaggagAAATGACCATTGAAGAAGTGGAATCCTGCCACAACTACACTTTCATGATCCGTTGTGCTTTACATGACGCTCCCTGGAGTGACTGGAGCAACACGAAGACAGTTCTGACCAAACTAAATA aAAATAACTTCAAGCCACAACTGTGGAGAAGGATAGCAGAACCCGACAAAAATGGAGTTAGAAAAGTTCATGCCATGTGGACT GAGATTCCTTCAGAATGCCAGGACACATTTACCTTCGCTCTCAAACAGACTCCCTACAAGGAGCACATGACGGGAGTAGAGCATACGGTTGCTTTATGTGACAGTTCAGTTTGTGATGTGAACCAAGACGCGCACAGAATAAATCTCACAGTCTTCCAAAATGAAGTCCTATTTCTGGAGGACTCTGTACATGTTCCAGCCATTGGAGAGA GTTTACCTCAAGTTACTGACATCCAGGCCACAACCCTTGAAGGTGTCATTCTGGTCAGCTGGAAGGCTCCTGCTCAGCCTGTCAGTGGTTACGTGATCGACTACACCCACAATGGAAATCAGAACTACTGGAAGGAGACGAAATACACTAATGCAACACTGTTTG ACCTCCTGGATAAGAAGCCATACAATATAACAGTAACTCCCCTCTTTGGCGACAAGACTGGTCAAGGCACACAGGTCCTTCAGATCTGCTCCAGAGTAGGAG ATCCAGGGAATGTCACTGTCATCGGTGTTCAGGCTAAAGACAGAAGTGCCTTTGTGAGCTGGAGTGTGAAGTCTGAGGAGGCCTGCACTGGTGTTGTTGTGCACTACACCGTCTTCTACAGTGCAGAGAAAGGACCGCAGCTCA ATGCTACTGTAGACGGTACAATGAGGAACATCTCTTTGAAAGATCTGAATCCAAAAACCCGATATGGCTTCTATGTCAAGGCAACAGCTCTTACTGGATCTGCCAGTAGCAGCAAGAGGTTCTTCGAAACCAAAAGATTTG ATCCAAGGCTCATCACGACCCTCAGTGTCTGCGGAGGAATCCTCATAGTCCTTGTGTTGTCTTTTGGGTTATGCTGCGCTGTTCA GTGGAAGAAATTCAAGGAGAAGCCGGTGCCAAACCCTGCCCACAGTTCTGTGGCACTGTGGGCATCGACAAGACgtgaaaag GAAAAGTGCCCCTTCCAGTTCCATAATCCATCCACAAGCGACTTTGGCATGGTTTACCCAGAGGACGCTCAGAGAACGGCCACCTCTCCACTAATTACGGGCTGGAGTGATAACCCAGAGCATTCCTCTGTCCCAGCCAGTCTTCCTGCACCTGATGTACAGAATACACACCCAGTTGAACCTCTAGAGACGCAGCATCCGTTTTCTCATGGAGAATCTACTGAACTGCTTGCTTCAGAGAGCATGCCTTCCAGCCCATATCGCAGTCAGAGTCCCGTTCCCGTAGAAATTCCTGCCCAGAGGAGCAGTAAGCGTGTTCCAGTGAAACATTTCGAAAAGACGCCACCATTAACTGTTTACGTCACTTTGGACATGTTTGAACAAGGTCAGGGAAGGTGA
- the rdh14b gene encoding retinol dehydrogenase 14b produces the protein MSTAVLVAAVVGGGVLFLMRRLFPRQKAVKLLRYPSDTMRGKTVIVTGANCGIGKALAGELLKLQARVVMACRDLRSAEESARDIRNQAGAEQGEVVIKHLDLASLRSVRKFCEEIHEEESKIDVLINNAGIYQCPYTKTEDGFEMQLGVNHLGHFLLTHLLLDLLKTSAPSRIVVVSSKLYKYGHINFDDLNSEKNYNKSFCYSQSKLANLLFTLELAHQLEGTGVSVNALTPGIVRTRLGRHVQIPLLAKPLFYLASLVFFKSPLEGAQTPLYLACSPEVEGVSGKCFANCEEEELMTKATDNQAAKKLWDISRRMVGLDN, from the exons ATGTCCACCGCGGTGCTGGTTGCCGCTGTTGTCGGCGGTGGGGTCCTGTTCCTTATGCGTCGCTTGTTCCCTCGGCAGAAAGCTGTAAAGCTGCTCCGGTACCCCTCCGACACCATGCGAGGAAAGACCGTAATCGTGACCGGGGCTAACTGCGGGATAGGGAAGGCCCTGGCTGGGGAGCTACTGAAGCTCCAAGCCCGGGTCGTCATGGCCTGTCGCGATCTGCGGAGCGCCGAGGAGTCAGCCAGGGACATCAGGAACCAAGCGGGAGCAGAACAGGGGGAGGTGGTCATTAAACACCTGGACCTCGCTTCTCTTAGATCAGTCCGAAAATTTTGTGAGGAAATTCATGAG GAAGAATCCAAGATTGACGTGCTCATCAACAATGCAGGAATCTACCAGTGTCCctacacaaagacagaggatGGGTTTGAGATGCAGCTAGGTGTGAATCACCTGGGTCACTTCCTCCTCACTCACCTCCTGCTGGACCTCCTGAAGACCTCAGCCCCCAGCCGCATCGTTGTGGTTTCCTCCAAGCTTTACAAGTACGGCCACATCAACTTCGATGACCTGAACAGCGAGAAGAATTACAACAAGTCTTTCTGCTACAGTCAGAGCAAGTTGGCCAACCTGCTCTTCACACTCGAGCTGGCTCATCAGCTGGAGGGTACGGGGGTCTCAGTCAATGCTCTCACCCCGGGCATCGTGAGGACCAGACTAGGCAGGCATGTTCAAATCCCTCTCCTGGCAAAGCCTCTGTTCTACCTCGCCTCACTAGTCTTTTTCAAGAGTCCACTGGAGGGGGCTCAGACTCCTCTCTACCTTGCCTGCTCCCCCGAGGTGGAGGGAGTGTCGGGGAAGTGCTTCGCTaactgtgaggaggaggagctgatgaCCAAAGCTACAGATAACCAGGCAGCCAAGAAGCTGTGGGACATAAGCAGGAGGATGGTTGGGCTTGATAACTGA